TACGCCAGTGCACACGACCCTGGTTTGTGAAGAACATAAGATAATCATGTGTTGAAGCTACAAAGATATCAACCACGAAATCCTCATCCTTGGTATCCATTCCTATGACACCTTTTCCGCCTCTGTGCTGCTGTGAATATGTGTCAACAGGAAGTCTCTTGATGTAACCACTGTTTGTGATTGTTACAACCATCTCAGCTTCAGGAATGAGATCTTCTGTTTCAAGTTCTTCAACAGAGGACTTGATGGCTGTCCTGCGCTTATCGCCGAAACGCTCTCTCAGGTCAGTGAGTTCTTCCCTGATTATTCCATATTTGCGCTCATCGCTTGCAATGATCTCCATGTACTCAGCGATCTGCCTGAGGAGTTCATCATATTCGTCATCGATCTTCTGCCTTTCAAGACCTGTGAGCTTCTGCAGGCGCATATCAAGGATCGCTTTTGCCTGTACTTCATCAAGGCCGAACTTTGAAATGAGTCCTTCCCTTGCATCATCAACATTTGCAGAAGAGCGGATAAGTGAAATAACCTCATCAAGGTGGTCAAGAGCGATCTTCAGACCTTTGAGTATGTGTGCCCTGTCCTCTGCCTTTCTCAGCATGAACTGGGTACGCTTAAGGATAACGTCAATACGGTGGTCCAGATAGATGCGAAGTATCTGTTTCAGGTTAAGTTCTCTTGGAACATCGTCCACAAGAGCAAGGTTGATGATACCAAAAGTTGTCTGCATCTGGGTGTGCTTGAATAACTGGTTAAGCACCACATTTGCATTTGTGCCACGTGTCAGTTCCACAACAACCCTGATACCCTCACGGTCAGATTCATCACGAAGGTCGGAAACGCCTGTAACTTTCTTGTCCCTTACAAGACTTGCAATGTCCTCGATGAGTTTTGCTTTGTTAACCTGATATGGCAGTTCTGAGACAACGATACGGAACTTATCCTTTTTCATTTCCTCTATCTCAGCAACAGCCCTGACCTGAACTCTTCCACGTCCGGTCTCATAAGCTTCCCTGAAGCCCTGTTTACCTAATATCACACCACCGGTTGGGAAATCCGGTCCCTTGATGGCTGTCATAAGTTCCTGGATTGTAACATCCGGGTTCTCTATCATCATCATGGTGGCGTTGATGACCTCTGTAAGATTGTGAGGTGCCATATTGGTTGCCATTCCTACAGCAATACCTGTTGACCCGTTGATAAGCAGGTTTGGCAGTTTTGCAGGAAGCACAACCGGTTCCTGAAGTGAACCATCATAATTAGGACGTGTTGCAATTGTCTCTTTCTCGATATCGATGAGCATCTCATCGCATATCTTATCCATGCGTACCTCAGTGTAACGCATAGCAGCAGCGGAGTCACCGTCAATAGAACCGAAGTTTCCCTGTCCGTCTATGAACGGATATCTCAGGGAGAAATCCTGCACCATCCTTACAAGGGAATCATAAACCGCAGAATCACCGTGCGGGTGGTACTTACCAAGAACGTCTCCCACTACACGGGCAGACTTCTTGTAAGCCTTGTCATAGGTTATTCCTGCCTCTTTCATGGCATAGAGAATTCTTCGGTGAACTGGCTTCAGACCGTCCTTTGCATCCGGCAGAGCACGGCTTACAATAACACTCATGGCATAATCCATGAATGAGTTCTTCATTTCGTCTTCAATAAGGACTGGAACGATCTTCTCGCCTGTATCTGTTGGCTGGATATCAAAAGGAAGTTCCTCTTCAGGATTGTTCAGTTCCTCGTCCTGAATACTATTATCATCAATATTATCTGCCATTTATCCTCACCTCAGACATCCAGGTTCGCAACGTCCTTTGCGTGTGTTGTAATGAATTGTTTACGTGGCGCTACGTCATCTCCCATGAGAATGGTGAATATCTCATCAGCAGCAACCGCATCTTCCATGGTGACCTGAAGCAGTGTCCTTGTCTCCGGGTTCATTGTTGTTTCCCAGAGTTGTTCAGGGTTCATTTCTCCAAGACCCTTGTAACGCTGTATGCCTACACCCTTGTCACCGATCTCTTCCAGTTTTGCTGCAAGCTCACGGTCAGAATAGACGTAATACTCTGCCTTGCCCTTCTTTATCTTGTAAAGAGGAGGCTGTGCAATGTACACATAACCGGCATCTATCATGGGTTTCATGTACCTGTAGAATAATGTAAGTATGAGTGTCCTGATGTGAGCACCGTCTACATCAGCATCGGTCATGATGATCACTTTATGATAACGTGCTTTTTCGATGTCGTAATCATCACCGATTCCGGTACCCATGGCTGTAATGAATGCAAGGATCTCATTGTTCTTGAGGATCTTCACCAAACGTGCTTTCTCAACGTTGAGGATCTTACCCCTGAGTGGCAGGATCGCCTGATTCTTACGGTCCCTACCCTGCTTTGCAGAACCGCCTGCAGAGTCTCCTTCCACAAGATACAGTTCGCTTAACGATGGATCTTTTTCGGAACAATCTGCCAGTTTGCCGGGTAGTGTGCTGATATCCAGAGCGCTCTTTCTGCGTGTAAGTTCCCTTGCCTTCTTTGCAGCTTCCCTTGCACGCTGTGCGTCCAGTGCTTTCTGAAGGATGGCAGTTGCAACTTTTGGAGTTTCTTCCATGTATTCTGCGAGTCCTTCTGATACCATGGACTCAACAATACCCTTCACTTCACTGTTACCAAGTTTAGTCTTGGTCTGTCCCTCGAATTGGGGTTCTGTTATCTTGACGCTGATAATGGCTGTAAGACCTTCGCGGATATCCTCACCTGAAAGCTTCAAGTCACCTTTTGCAAGGTTGTTCTTCTTTATGTAATCATTAGCAACCCTTGTGAGTGCTGCCTTGAATCCAACAAGGTGTGTACCGCCCTCGTGGGTGTTGATGTTATTGACAAATGAGAAAACAGATTCAGCATAACTGTCCGTGTACTGCATTGATATTTCAACAACAGTGTCGTCCTTTGTCCTTTCAAAGTAGATAGGTGATTCGTGAAGTGGGTTCTTGTTGTGGTTCAGGTGTTCCACAAAGGAAACGATTCCGCCTTCATACTCGAATAGTTCCCCTACTTTTTCTTCGGTACGGTCATCTGCTATGCTTATTTTTATTCCTTTATTGAGAAATGCAAGTTCACGAAGCCTTGTTGCAAGTGTTTCATACGCGAATTTAGTTGTCTCAAAGATCTTAGAATCCGGCATGAAAGTTATTTTTGTACCTGTGCTGGAAGTTTCCCCTATCTCCAGAATATCATCCGTAGGAGTTCCACGCTCATAGCGCTGGTAGTAGATCTTTCCGTCACGCTGGACCTCTGCTTCAAGCCATTCGGAAAGCGCGTTAACGACTGAAACACCGACACCGTGCAGACCACCGGATACCTTGTAGGTATTCTTATCGAACTTACCTCCTGCGTGGAGGATGGTCATTACCACTTCAAGTGCAGATTTGTTGTATTTAGGATGTGTTCCAACCGGAATACCTCGTCCGTTATCCTGGACTGTGATGGTCCCGTCATGATTTATCGATACATCTATCTGTGTACAATATCCGGCCAGTGCTTCATCGATACTGTTGTCCACCACTTCATATACCAGATGGTGAAGTCCCCTGCCATCGATACTTCCGATGTACATGCTCGGACGTTTGCGAACAGCTTCCAGTCCTTCAAGTACCTGAATATTGCTTGCATCATAAGTCTGTTTTTCACTCATTTAAATAACAGCTCCGTGAAAAAGTTCATAATCGCGATTAACTATGCTTGATTGAATCGTGTCTAAAACGTACACTAGTTCGTCCCTCAGAATACAGTCAAAGAAATATTAATTTTCAATCTCTCGTTTCTTATTTTAACTTAAAATGTCCGGCTTCTAATATGCATTCATGCTTATTAAATGTTTATATAAAAATGATGGATCTCCCCAACATTGTGGAAGTAAATTTGAAAGATTGCATTGCAAATCTGTTTCAATTTACCGGTTATGTCCTGGATATAAATGAGTATAGTACCACATTATGGAATTATGTAAAAAAACATATGATGTTGTGGAACTATCCGAAGGATATTAACATAATCAGATTTGGAATTCTCAGAACCTCGCATCGCAAAATAAAACAACATAACTGCAGGCATATGAAGTGTGTTTTACACCTTCAAAGACAACAACAAAAAAGTTATGTAAAATTGTATAACTCATTTTACTATAAAGAGAAGAGCTGGTTACTATGAAATACATAGGAAAATCAAAAATCACAAGGCTCCGACCAAAGAAAAATATCGAATACCCTTTACTTCGATTGCCGCAGTCACATGCAGACCTTGTGGGTGAAACGGCACATATTTTCAAAATCGACAACAATGGCAAGCCTTTATTTGTGATTTCTCTGGATGAAGATATTACCCCCGCCCTAGAAGTTATACAACCCAAATCAGACATTGAATCAAGACTGAAATCTGTGGAAAAACAACTGTCTCTTTTACAGAAATCGCAATCAATAGAACCTGAAAACTCTACAATACAGGATGATATTAGCCATTCCTCAAACAACATAGATGACACTAAAAAACAGCAAAAATCAGAAGAAAAATCGTTACCTGCAGAAGCAGAAGATGTATTTGGTGGGCCCGATGAGATTCGAACTCATGACCCCCGCCGTGTAAAG
The sequence above is a segment of the uncultured Methanolobus sp. genome. Coding sequences within it:
- the gyrB gene encoding DNA topoisomerase (ATP-hydrolyzing) subunit B; its protein translation is MSEKQTYDASNIQVLEGLEAVRKRPSMYIGSIDGRGLHHLVYEVVDNSIDEALAGYCTQIDVSINHDGTITVQDNGRGIPVGTHPKYNKSALEVVMTILHAGGKFDKNTYKVSGGLHGVGVSVVNALSEWLEAEVQRDGKIYYQRYERGTPTDDILEIGETSSTGTKITFMPDSKIFETTKFAYETLATRLRELAFLNKGIKISIADDRTEEKVGELFEYEGGIVSFVEHLNHNKNPLHESPIYFERTKDDTVVEISMQYTDSYAESVFSFVNNINTHEGGTHLVGFKAALTRVANDYIKKNNLAKGDLKLSGEDIREGLTAIISVKITEPQFEGQTKTKLGNSEVKGIVESMVSEGLAEYMEETPKVATAILQKALDAQRAREAAKKARELTRRKSALDISTLPGKLADCSEKDPSLSELYLVEGDSAGGSAKQGRDRKNQAILPLRGKILNVEKARLVKILKNNEILAFITAMGTGIGDDYDIEKARYHKVIIMTDADVDGAHIRTLILTLFYRYMKPMIDAGYVYIAQPPLYKIKKGKAEYYVYSDRELAAKLEEIGDKGVGIQRYKGLGEMNPEQLWETTMNPETRTLLQVTMEDAVAADEIFTILMGDDVAPRKQFITTHAKDVANLDV
- the gyrA gene encoding DNA gyrase subunit A, with protein sequence MADNIDDNSIQDEELNNPEEELPFDIQPTDTGEKIVPVLIEDEMKNSFMDYAMSVIVSRALPDAKDGLKPVHRRILYAMKEAGITYDKAYKKSARVVGDVLGKYHPHGDSAVYDSLVRMVQDFSLRYPFIDGQGNFGSIDGDSAAAMRYTEVRMDKICDEMLIDIEKETIATRPNYDGSLQEPVVLPAKLPNLLINGSTGIAVGMATNMAPHNLTEVINATMMMIENPDVTIQELMTAIKGPDFPTGGVILGKQGFREAYETGRGRVQVRAVAEIEEMKKDKFRIVVSELPYQVNKAKLIEDIASLVRDKKVTGVSDLRDESDREGIRVVVELTRGTNANVVLNQLFKHTQMQTTFGIINLALVDDVPRELNLKQILRIYLDHRIDVILKRTQFMLRKAEDRAHILKGLKIALDHLDEVISLIRSSANVDDAREGLISKFGLDEVQAKAILDMRLQKLTGLERQKIDDEYDELLRQIAEYMEIIASDERKYGIIREELTDLRERFGDKRRTAIKSSVEELETEDLIPEAEMVVTITNSGYIKRLPVDTYSQQHRGGKGVIGMDTKDEDFVVDIFVASTHDYLMFFTNQGRVHWRKVYEIPEGSRQSRGKAIVNLLELGEGELVTAMIPVSEFKEDEYLFMATRTGTVKKSQLSDFSNPRKKGIIAISLEEEDELVNVALTDGSKDMVMVSRHGKAIRFPESEVRVMGRSARGVRGMNLEDGDMVVSLDVVDETASLLTVTENGFGKRTEFEEYRAMHRGGRGVITIVTSLRNGPVINVKAVHDEDDIMLTSSEGIIIRIPAKDVRVQGRNTQGVKIMDVRSSDKVVGVARIRPDDE